In Zingiber officinale cultivar Zhangliang chromosome 8B, Zo_v1.1, whole genome shotgun sequence, a single genomic region encodes these proteins:
- the LOC122015987 gene encoding serine/threonine-protein kinase Aurora-2-like encodes MAIAAESQQEPKSPLKASEVEKRWTLNDFDIGKPLGRGKFGHVYLAREKKSNHIVALKVLFKSQLKQSQVEHQLRREVEIQSHLRHPNILRLYGYFYDQTRVYLILEYAAKGELYKELQKSKCFSERRTATYIASLARALIYLHGKHVIHRDIKPENLLIGLQGELKIADFGWSVHTFNRRQTMCGTLDYLPPEMVESIQHDASVDIWSLGILCYEFLYGVPPFEAKEHSDTYRRIVKVDLKFPAKPTVSPGAQDLISQMLVKDSTQRLPLHKLLEHSWIVQNADPSGVYRG; translated from the exons ATGGCGATCGCCGCGGAATCGCAACAGGAACCGAAG TCTCCTTTGAAGGCTTCAGAAGTGGAGAAACGATGGACGCTGAATGATTTTGATATCGGGAAGCCCCTTGGAAGAGGAAAGTTCGGCCATGTCTACCTGGCCAGGGAAAAGAAG AGTAACCATATCGTGGCATTGAAAGTGCTTTTCAAGAGCCAGCTCAAACAATCTCAAGTTGAGCATCAACTGCGGCGTGAAGTTGAGATACAAAGCCACCTCCGGCATCCAAACATATTACGCCTATATGGTTACTTCTATGATCAG ACTCGAGTTTACTTGATACTGGAATATGCAGCTAAAGGTGAACTCTATAAGGAACTACAGAAGTCCAAATGCTTCAGTGAGAGGCGAACTGCTACA TACATTGCATCTTTAGCACGAGCTCTGATATATCTCCACGGGAAGCATGTGATACATAGAGATATTAAACCAGAGAATTTATTGATTGGACTCCAG GGTGAGCTTAAAATTGCAGATTTTGGGTGGTCAGTCCACACATTTAACCGTAGACAGACCATGTGTGGAACACTTGATTACCTCCCCCCTGAAATGG TGGAAAGCATTCAACATGATGCAAGTGTTGATATTTGGAGCTTGGGTATATTGTGCTACGAGTTCCTTTATGGGGTGCCTCCATTTGAAGCAAAGGAACATTCTGATACATACAGAAG GATTGTGAAAGTTGATCTTAAGTTTCCTGCGAAGCCAACTGTTTCTCCTGGTGCACAGGATCTTATTAGCCAG ATGCTCGTCAAGGATTCGACGCAGCGCCTTCCACTTCACAAGCTGCTTGAACATTCATGGATAGTGCAAAATGCAGATCCTTCAGGTGTCTATAGAGGCTGA